A single window of Martelella sp. NC20 DNA harbors:
- a CDS encoding LysR family transcriptional regulator: protein MDQLSAMRAFVRVVDMGNFTRASEALNMPKATVTNLIQGLEAHLHTKLLNRTTRRVVVTTDGALYYERATRIIAEIDELDTSLAASYTLPSGRLRVEMAGAFADWIVIPALGDFYLKFPEIHIDMGVGDRTVDYLAENVDCALRGGVPTDQSLIARRVAEVSLITCAAPRYIEKHGAPIHPCELETDHQCVSYFTALNNRAVAFDFRKDGEMLEINARHNLAVNDARSFLSAALAGLGVAPLPYFMAAEPLARGELVRVLPDWQIDPIPLYIVYPPNRHLSNKVRVFVDWLVQLLADRKLDVAP, encoded by the coding sequence ATGGACCAGCTATCCGCCATGCGCGCCTTCGTCAGGGTCGTGGATATGGGCAATTTCACCCGCGCCTCGGAAGCATTGAATATGCCGAAAGCGACGGTCACCAACCTCATCCAGGGGCTGGAGGCGCACCTGCACACCAAGCTTCTGAACCGCACCACCCGTCGCGTCGTGGTGACGACCGACGGTGCGCTCTATTACGAACGCGCAACCCGCATCATCGCCGAAATCGACGAACTCGACACCAGCCTTGCGGCTTCCTACACCCTGCCGAGCGGCCGCCTGCGCGTCGAAATGGCCGGAGCCTTTGCCGACTGGATCGTCATTCCCGCGCTCGGCGATTTTTACCTCAAATTCCCGGAAATCCATATCGACATGGGCGTCGGCGACCGTACCGTCGATTACCTCGCCGAAAACGTGGACTGCGCGCTGCGCGGCGGCGTGCCGACCGACCAGTCTCTGATTGCGCGTCGCGTCGCGGAAGTCTCGCTGATCACCTGCGCCGCGCCCCGCTATATCGAAAAGCACGGCGCGCCCATCCATCCGTGCGAACTGGAAACGGACCATCAATGCGTCAGCTATTTCACCGCGCTGAACAATCGCGCCGTGGCCTTCGATTTCCGGAAGGATGGAGAAATGCTGGAGATCAACGCCCGCCACAACCTGGCCGTCAACGACGCCAGGAGTTTCCTGTCGGCCGCTCTGGCCGGGCTTGGCGTTGCCCCATTGCCCTATTTCATGGCCGCCGAGCCGCTCGCCAGAGGGGAACTGGTCCGGGTCCTCCCGGACTGGCAGATAGACCCCATCCCGCTCTACATCGTCTATCCGCCGAACCGCCACCTGAGCAACAAGGTCAGGGTATTCGTCGATTGGCTGGTGCAGTTGCTGGCTGATAGAAAGCTGGATGTCGCGCCTTGA
- a CDS encoding alpha/beta hydrolase: MTVEIKDMSLDNVGTGRVEVRVYQGAEYAKGPPVLIYFQGGAFRHTGLTACPMAECLAGQGAIVVVPDYNVQGSVFPKPLEVGFSVFSYMAKKRAGFGDRKSLLIIGGEEAGGNLATAVALKARDHFANELDGQVLASPLLDPFMGSSSSRNAGCIGMRERWAEGWSHYMSGGMCHPYAAPSLCSRLAGIAPALVLSSEDDPLLDETMSYAKRLEAAGVKVKKHILPAGSGWPSVYGGKTGETPDWQESVGGQFAEFVRDISIH; the protein is encoded by the coding sequence ATGACCGTCGAGATCAAGGACATGTCTCTGGATAATGTTGGCACCGGCCGGGTCGAGGTCCGGGTCTATCAGGGCGCCGAATACGCCAAGGGTCCCCCGGTCCTGATCTATTTCCAGGGCGGCGCTTTTCGCCATACCGGTCTCACCGCCTGCCCGATGGCCGAGTGCCTGGCCGGGCAGGGAGCGATCGTGGTGGTGCCGGATTACAATGTTCAGGGCTCGGTTTTCCCGAAGCCGCTGGAGGTCGGCTTTTCCGTGTTCTCCTACATGGCGAAGAAGCGGGCCGGGTTCGGCGATCGGAAATCGCTGCTGATCATCGGGGGCGAGGAGGCTGGCGGCAATCTTGCCACGGCGGTCGCGCTGAAGGCGCGGGATCATTTCGCCAATGAGCTCGATGGACAGGTCCTGGCGTCGCCGCTTCTGGATCCGTTCATGGGCTCGTCGTCTTCGCGCAATGCCGGTTGCATCGGCATGCGGGAACGCTGGGCCGAAGGCTGGAGCCACTATATGAGCGGCGGCATGTGCCATCCCTATGCCGCGCCGTCGCTTTGCTCGCGGCTGGCCGGGATCGCGCCTGCCCTCGTTCTATCGTCCGAGGACGACCCGCTCCTTGATGAAACGATGTCTTACGCCAAGCGGCTGGAAGCTGCAGGCGTGAAAGTTAAGAAGCACATTCTTCCCGCCGGGTCAGGCTGGCCATCGGTTTATGGCGGGAAGACCGGGGAGACACCAGACTGGCAGGAGAGTGTTGGTGGCCAGTTTGCTGAATTCGTTCGCGATATCTCCATTCACTGA